CTGCTAAAAACGAATAGATTTAAACAATTCAAGTGGAAAACAAACAATACCCTTCAACATTACTCGAAAAAGCTGTCTTAGAATTATCTAAATTACCAGGAATAGGACAAAAAACGGCCTTTCGGCTTGTTATGCACATGTTACGAAAGGGTAAGGAACCATTGCTAAACTTGGCCGATTCATTAAGCAATTTGGCACAAAATGTTAAGTATTGTAAGCGTTGTTTTTCTATTTCTGATAATGATATTTGCGATATATGTGCTAATATGCAACGCGATTCATCTTTATTATGTGTAGTAGAAGACGTAAACGATTTAATGGCAATAGAAAAAACACACCAATTCAATGGTCTGTATCATGTTTTAGGCGGATTAATTTCTCCTATGGATGGAATTACACCTTCGCAATTAAACATTGATGCATTGCAAGCTAGATTAGAAAACGAACCGATTAAAGAAATTATTTTTGCCTTATCGGCAACAGTCGAAGGCGATACAACTGCATTTTTTATTTTTAAAAAATTTCAACATTATCCTATATTATTTTCTACTATAGCTAAAGGTATAGCTATTGGTAATGAACTTGAATACACCGACGAGATAACATTAGCTCGTTCTATTATTCATAGACTCGTTTTTGATGGAAAAAGTAAATAATTGTTTTTATTGAAAACAATGTGTAATTTTGTCAAAACTAATTTTAATATTTTATTACTATGAAAAAACTATTTTTATTGACACTTATTTTGTTTGCTGTTAAATTAATTCAGGCACAAGAAATGAAACCTGGAAATAATTTATTAAGTATTGGTATTGGTCCTTCGGCCGGATATTGGGGAACTTATAGTGGTGGCACACCAGCATTCAGAATTGCTTTCGATCATGGATTAAAGGAAATTGGACCTGGAACCTTTTCGATTGGAGGAGCCTTAGGTTTCTTTAATAAGTATTATAAAAGTTATTATTGGGACCATAATGGCAATATCCATAATTACAAATGGAGCTATAATTATATCAGCGCTGTGGTTAGAGGAGGATATTATTATAATCTTTCTGAAGTGGGTATTCCTGATATGAATGCCTATGGTGGTTTAGGAATGGGACTATTATATTTGAGTTTTAAAGACACATACGACGGTCCTTACGATGGTTATTCAAGCTACGATTATTCAGGAGCAGACTTTCTATTTAATTTTTATTTAGGAGCAAACTACTTTTTCAACGATAAAACAGCTGCATACCTAGAATTTGGTTATGATATAAGCTACGTTACAATTGGTGTTACCTTTAAATTAAAATAAATTAAAAAAACATAGCAGCACTACCCAGAACTGCTGCATTCTTATTTAATAATTGAGAGGGAAGAATTTGTGTCTTCCCTTTTATTATGGGTAAAACGGATTCATCTACATAAGTTTTAATAACTGGAATCATTAAAGAATGTGCATTGGCTATGCCACCAAATAAGAAAATAGCTTCAGGGTTTAATATTAAGATTAGGCTCGAAAGTGATTTACCGAGTATTTCAGAAGTTTTATTAAAAGTTTCTATTGCTATTTTGTCGCCATTTAATGCCTGTTGGTATAATTCTTTAATACTTATTTTTTCGATAGGTAATCTTCCTTTATTTGAAAATACTAATTCGTTATAGGTTTGTATTATACCTCTTGAAGAAATAAAGGTTTCGAGACAGCCCTTTTTACCACATGTGCAGAGTCGTTTAGATTCACTACATTTGGTATGACCATATTCACCAGCAAATCCATGTTTACCATGAACAATATTACCATTCACATAAATTCCACTTCCTAAACCAGTGCCGAGGGTTAGAACAACGAAATCGTTCATGTTTTGAGCACCACCAAAAATTTTTTCGCCTATTGCTGCCGCATTGGCATCGTTGGTTAGCTTAGTTGGTAATTGAAACAATTCT
This sequence is a window from Bacteroidales bacterium. Protein-coding genes within it:
- the recR gene encoding recombination protein RecR, with the translated sequence MENKQYPSTLLEKAVLELSKLPGIGQKTAFRLVMHMLRKGKEPLLNLADSLSNLAQNVKYCKRCFSISDNDICDICANMQRDSSLLCVVEDVNDLMAIEKTHQFNGLYHVLGGLISPMDGITPSQLNIDALQARLENEPIKEIIFALSATVEGDTTAFFIFKKFQHYPILFSTIAKGIAIGNELEYTDEITLARSIIHRLVFDGKSK
- a CDS encoding ROK family protein — encoded protein: MNYYIGIDIGGTNTVYGIVNELGEIVFEGSYQTTLYNNIESLAKDIFLSYQDFKLKNNIQVKGIGIGAPNGNYYNGCIEYAPNLNWGEMVPVTSIFEELFQLPTKLTNDANAAAIGEKIFGGAQNMNDFVVLTLGTGLGSGIYVNGNIVHGKHGFAGEYGHTKCSESKRLCTCGKKGCLETFISSRGIIQTYNELVFSNKGRLPIEKISIKELYQQALNGDKIAIETFNKTSEILGKSLSSLILILNPEAIFLFGGIANAHSLMIPVIKTYVDESVLPIIKGKTQILPSQLLNKNAAVLGSAAMFF